Proteins encoded by one window of Halobacteriovorax sp. GB3:
- a CDS encoding HD domain-containing protein codes for MDVEKSRVIFDPIYGFIKLTNIEYEIIHSPFYQRLRWIKQLGFSFYVFPGAEHSRFGHSIGVMFNAHKILQSCGRAVSDADLFNPKCLTKEAVYHKSLRIGALLHDLGTFCFSHTTETSYIRFGETTKSKNGKGLKDDHENLGSFIIKNTDYPGGITHILKKYGLDPQTVSDLVKGVDPSIMANQILHSEIDCDRMDYLLRDAHYTGLKYGSYDRDYLLYHFQPVNVGGHDILTIRHNALHSVEDFLNSRFAWYSQVIRSARGARYDAIAERLCAFFLEKGLIYRYSDLLEMIAKDPMRFFGFNDSYFMGLVHENYLNGTLDKYPKIKDMAKALLLKTGARAIRCDEFKQRLLNQEEETANMKIYKRAEQKVQEIQDILDKKGGPEDWILPDLPKKDIIFVRSPKLLAKDAAGAKQNLLLERDPVKISYENGEVKLLADVEDSIISRLYNSTNYTPNVFCSESAYRLLVQEGVIEA; via the coding sequence ATGGATGTTGAAAAGTCCCGCGTTATTTTTGATCCTATCTATGGATTTATCAAGCTTACAAATATTGAATACGAGATCATTCATTCTCCCTTCTATCAAAGATTAAGATGGATTAAGCAACTAGGATTTTCTTTCTATGTTTTTCCTGGTGCGGAACATTCACGTTTCGGTCACTCTATTGGTGTTATGTTTAACGCCCATAAAATTCTACAGTCTTGTGGAAGAGCTGTTAGTGATGCCGATCTTTTCAATCCAAAGTGTTTAACTAAAGAAGCCGTTTATCATAAGTCTCTGCGAATTGGGGCCTTGCTACACGACCTTGGGACATTTTGTTTTTCTCACACAACTGAGACTTCTTATATTCGATTTGGTGAGACGACGAAGTCTAAAAATGGAAAAGGTCTTAAAGACGATCATGAAAACCTTGGTTCGTTTATTATTAAAAATACAGATTATCCTGGTGGTATTACTCATATTCTAAAAAAATATGGCCTCGATCCACAGACCGTATCTGACCTTGTTAAAGGTGTTGATCCTTCTATTATGGCCAATCAGATTCTTCACTCTGAAATTGACTGCGATAGAATGGACTATCTTCTAAGAGATGCTCACTATACAGGATTAAAATATGGATCTTATGATAGAGACTACCTGTTATATCATTTTCAACCAGTCAATGTTGGCGGACACGATATTTTAACGATTCGTCATAATGCTCTTCACAGCGTTGAAGACTTTTTGAATTCTCGTTTTGCTTGGTACTCCCAAGTTATTCGCTCTGCTCGTGGCGCTCGCTATGATGCTATTGCAGAGAGACTATGTGCTTTCTTTTTAGAGAAAGGTCTTATCTACCGTTATAGTGATCTTCTTGAGATGATTGCCAAAGATCCAATGCGATTTTTTGGATTTAATGATTCATATTTTATGGGTCTTGTTCATGAAAACTATCTCAATGGAACATTAGATAAATATCCAAAGATTAAAGACATGGCAAAAGCACTTCTTCTAAAGACGGGGGCAAGGGCCATTCGATGTGATGAGTTTAAGCAAAGACTTCTTAATCAAGAAGAAGAAACAGCTAATATGAAAATCTATAAGAGGGCCGAGCAAAAAGTTCAAGAGATTCAAGATATTCTTGATAAGAAAGGTGGACCTGAAGATTGGATTCTTCCAGATCTTCCTAAGAAAGATATTATCTTTGTTCGCTCTCCAAAACTACTTGCTAAAGATGCAGCAGGAGCTAAGCAAAATCTCTTATTAGAAAGAGACCCTGTTAAAATTAGCTACGAAAATGGAGAAGTGAAACTTCTTGCTGATGTCGAGGATTCTATTATTTCTAGACTTTATAATTCGACAAATTACACACCTAACGTCTTTTGTTCAGAGTCGGCCTACCGACTACTTGTACAAGAGGGTGTGATAGAAGCTTAA
- a CDS encoding biopolymer transporter ExbD yields the protein MAFNVGKNGNKGSISEINVTPLVDVMLVLLVIFMITAPLMLNGIKLDLPKTKDVNKLNLTAKQVILSYAKTGEFFIGKDKVLEKELIDVVKTSFKSTKTDTLFLRADFGLEYGSVAKLMSHLKRGGITKIALVTEIEQSGR from the coding sequence ATGGCCTTTAATGTCGGAAAAAATGGAAACAAAGGATCGATTTCAGAAATCAACGTAACTCCACTTGTCGATGTTATGCTTGTTCTTCTTGTTATCTTTATGATCACAGCTCCTTTAATGCTTAATGGGATAAAATTAGATCTTCCTAAGACCAAAGATGTTAATAAGCTGAACCTTACGGCCAAACAAGTAATTCTCTCTTATGCAAAAACGGGTGAATTTTTTATTGGAAAAGATAAGGTTTTAGAAAAGGAATTAATTGATGTTGTTAAGACATCTTTTAAGTCGACTAAAACAGATACATTATTTTTAAGAGCTGATTTTGGACTTGAGTATGGGTCAGTTGCAAAACTTATGTCCCATCTAAAGAGGGGAGGAATCACTAAGATTGCTCTTGTTACTGAAATTGAACAATCAGGGCGTTAA
- a CDS encoding MotA/TolQ/ExbB proton channel family protein, producing the protein MEHQSLDIMAIILASGWVVKGVLILLIVCSIASWAIVFLKKRMLSRLNDSNENFLQVYRSSNSLKEVYDACDTLESSPYRSLFVHGYKEYSKLKESLGGDRLELGNHYQAFGLESLERGLKKGVNEVDGELQSLLPTLASISSVAPFIGLFGTVWGIIDSFKGLAGGGATLDAVAPGIAEALVATAVGLAAAIPAVWFFNSLSNDNSKIHSQMESFGQEFLNVIERTVVHK; encoded by the coding sequence ATGGAACACCAATCATTAGATATTATGGCAATCATTCTGGCATCAGGCTGGGTTGTTAAAGGCGTTTTAATTTTACTTATTGTATGTAGTATCGCTTCATGGGCCATTGTTTTTTTAAAAAAGAGAATGCTTTCAAGATTGAATGATAGTAACGAAAACTTTCTTCAAGTGTACCGTAGTTCTAATTCTCTAAAAGAAGTCTATGACGCTTGTGATACTTTGGAGAGTTCTCCTTATCGCTCACTATTTGTTCATGGATATAAAGAATATTCAAAATTAAAAGAATCCCTCGGAGGTGATCGTTTAGAGCTTGGAAACCACTACCAAGCCTTTGGTCTAGAGTCTCTTGAACGAGGGCTTAAAAAGGGAGTTAATGAGGTTGATGGCGAATTACAGTCACTTCTTCCAACTCTTGCTTCAATTAGTTCTGTTGCTCCTTTTATTGGTCTATTTGGAACTGTATGGGGAATTATCGATTCGTTTAAAGGTCTCGCTGGTGGAGGTGCTACTCTTGATGCCGTTGCCCCTGGTATTGCTGAGGCCCTTGTTGCCACTGCTGTCGGTCTTGCTGCAGCGATTCCTGCCGTTTGGTTTTTTAACTCATTAAGTAATGACAACAGTAAAATTCATTCGCAAATGGAGAGCTTTGGACAAGAGTTTCTAAACGTTATTGAAAGAACTGTTGTTCATAAGTAG
- a CDS encoding TonB family protein: MAEIKKKNLELIQASVRVDVVAMPEHTIKELKAMQKDILRAAPKQEAPVSEAKTESKPDIVEDDSPKLIKEVRKKSFAERMKELSQKKTTTKTKKVDTKNLFDQSVNKPKDDSISNFARKELKDLVIQGNKLAKGSAITGSGNSQDMSRFAQYVSSLPDIVRPHWRLPSYLINKDLRCRIRVYLAKSGKLIRAEIYESSGVSEFDSKALEAVKSASPFPDLGSDIGKYGASGDILLGFPL, encoded by the coding sequence ATGGCCGAAATTAAAAAGAAGAATCTTGAGCTTATTCAAGCATCTGTTCGTGTCGATGTTGTCGCTATGCCAGAGCATACGATTAAAGAACTAAAGGCCATGCAAAAAGATATTTTACGAGCAGCTCCAAAGCAAGAAGCTCCAGTGAGTGAGGCAAAAACTGAAAGCAAGCCTGATATTGTTGAAGATGATTCTCCAAAGCTTATTAAAGAAGTGAGAAAGAAATCTTTTGCTGAGCGAATGAAAGAGCTTTCACAGAAAAAGACTACTACTAAGACTAAGAAAGTCGATACAAAGAATCTTTTTGATCAATCGGTCAATAAGCCTAAAGACGATTCAATTTCTAATTTTGCAAGAAAAGAACTGAAAGACCTTGTCATTCAGGGAAATAAGCTTGCCAAGGGGAGTGCTATTACTGGGAGTGGTAATTCTCAAGATATGAGTCGATTTGCTCAGTATGTAAGTTCGCTGCCAGATATCGTAAGACCTCATTGGAGATTACCGAGTTACCTTATTAATAAAGATTTACGTTGTCGTATTCGCGTCTATTTAGCTAAGAGTGGAAAGCTAATACGAGCAGAAATTTATGAATCAAGTGGTGTTTCGGAGTTTGACTCCAAGGCACTCGAGGCCGTTAAAAGTGCCTCACCATTTCCTGATTTAGGAAGTGATATTGGAAAGTATGGAGCTAGTGGAGATATTCTCCTTGGTTTTCCTCTTTAA
- a CDS encoding TolB family protein: MKVFATLILLFSSIYSSANTQSGLTLVAVGEAELETEKLVVREPYLNGSFTVDELAQIKEFTEVFRNDFSFYKKLYSVQIPGKNPLTTFESLNFSELKQKGVRILMRVLASKSNQGLEYSFEAWKSEDASLIVEKKGILSGDIREIAHSISNDVFKKLNGKESIFNSKITFVSDVYSSAAQGSKTTELFIMDFDGRNVKKLTNHRGVVLSPAFSKDGQQIIYSLIQSNVSKSRNVALRLYDLNTKSDTLLSNKGGINSGAVFTPDGESIILTLSHVGNAEIFEMNLKTRKLRRITRSYSPDVDPSISVDGSLMTFLSGRPGKPMIYTMDPSGIEKNVKRISYIGRFNATPRFSPDGKEIAFSSWLDQRFDIFRINSDGTGLSRLTKDFGSNEDPTYSNDGEFIAFSSQRVISSKKADQNIYIMDREGEIIGPVTKNFGNCITPRWSK; the protein is encoded by the coding sequence ATGAAAGTATTCGCAACTTTAATTTTATTATTCTCATCAATCTATTCATCTGCTAACACGCAAAGTGGATTGACTCTTGTTGCTGTAGGTGAGGCTGAATTAGAAACTGAAAAACTCGTTGTAAGAGAGCCTTACTTAAATGGAAGCTTTACTGTCGATGAGTTAGCTCAGATTAAAGAATTTACAGAAGTATTTAGAAATGATTTTTCATTTTATAAAAAACTTTATTCTGTTCAGATTCCTGGTAAGAATCCTTTAACTACTTTTGAGTCGCTGAATTTTTCTGAATTAAAGCAAAAGGGTGTTCGCATTCTAATGCGTGTTCTCGCTTCGAAAAGTAATCAAGGCCTAGAGTATTCTTTTGAAGCGTGGAAGAGTGAGGATGCTTCTTTAATAGTAGAAAAAAAGGGTATTCTCTCCGGGGATATAAGAGAAATTGCTCACAGCATTTCTAATGATGTTTTCAAAAAGCTTAATGGAAAAGAATCTATCTTTAATTCAAAGATAACTTTCGTCTCCGATGTATATTCCTCTGCGGCACAGGGAAGTAAGACAACAGAACTTTTCATTATGGATTTTGATGGACGTAACGTTAAGAAATTAACTAATCACAGAGGTGTTGTTCTTTCTCCAGCTTTTTCTAAAGATGGTCAGCAAATTATCTACAGCCTTATTCAATCGAATGTTTCAAAGAGTAGAAACGTTGCTCTTAGACTTTATGACTTAAATACAAAGTCAGATACACTTCTTTCTAATAAAGGTGGAATCAACTCAGGAGCAGTTTTTACGCCTGATGGTGAGTCTATTATTTTAACTCTCTCACATGTGGGGAATGCTGAAATCTTTGAAATGAACCTTAAAACAAGGAAGCTAAGAAGAATCACACGCTCTTATTCACCTGATGTTGATCCGAGCATCTCTGTTGATGGATCACTTATGACTTTTCTCTCTGGGCGTCCAGGAAAGCCTATGATCTATACAATGGACCCTAGTGGAATTGAGAAAAATGTTAAAAGAATCAGCTATATAGGTCGTTTTAATGCCACTCCACGCTTTTCTCCAGATGGGAAAGAGATTGCGTTTTCATCATGGCTTGACCAAAGATTTGACATCTTCCGTATAAATTCTGACGGTACGGGATTATCAAGACTTACAAAAGACTTTGGCTCTAATGAAGACCCAACTTATTCAAATGACGGGGAGTTCATTGCTTTCAGTTCACAGAGGGTCATCTCCTCTAAAAAGGCCGATCAAAATATATACATTATGGACCGTGAAGGGGAGATTATTGGCCCAGTCACGAAGAATTTCGGAAATTGTATAACTCCTAGATGGTCTAAGTAG
- a CDS encoding S8 family peptidase yields MIKGMISSFALLCAGTTLANTSFVHPNEIIVSFKNGDQLESLSSAVVDRKWITKKVSHISLAQFLDQDKVIEEIKKDPNVEWVLPNIIYLGNYMESLPTGGQIPLQYHHRTIGSFDSWTHFQGKQDIIVAVTDDGFFLEHEDMENSWYKNPNEIPENGIDDDQNGYVDDVIGYDFNNDDNDPSSNWDHGTHGTHVAGIIGANPRNNLGGAGIAPRVKVMPLKFYGEKSLSSAMYFKAYAYAADNGAKIINTSYNIDPLVEDQVYLKAIEYARSKGLLIFNSAGNTRTLNPKRGSLEQLLLVASSNEDDRVSSFSNYGEGIDLIAPGEKIYSIVKNNRYGPLSGTSMASPMAAGVAAYIWSENPDWSSLEVAHVLLSMTEKIDEKNKSRYQGNIGSGRLVSYRDEVSLSSIRNIVWDKKESTVKIFLKGLIVNSKEEIKDALSLTNRGVDVDFEIEFKSDVGANVITLKVPEDKGRYQLDIDGSKLENPFFERLDADEDGRAGGVRSFLYKIGWF; encoded by the coding sequence ATGATTAAGGGAATGATCAGTTCTTTTGCATTGCTGTGTGCGGGGACAACGTTAGCGAATACATCTTTTGTTCATCCAAATGAAATTATTGTTTCATTTAAAAATGGGGATCAACTTGAGTCGCTAAGTTCAGCTGTTGTTGATAGAAAGTGGATTACAAAAAAAGTAAGTCATATATCTCTCGCTCAATTTTTAGATCAAGATAAAGTAATTGAAGAAATTAAAAAAGATCCAAATGTAGAATGGGTTCTTCCAAATATTATCTATCTTGGAAATTATATGGAATCTCTTCCTACTGGTGGTCAAATACCTCTTCAGTATCACCATAGAACAATTGGTTCATTCGACTCCTGGACTCATTTTCAAGGCAAACAAGATATCATTGTCGCGGTTACAGATGATGGCTTCTTTTTAGAGCATGAAGATATGGAAAATTCTTGGTACAAAAATCCAAATGAAATTCCTGAAAATGGTATTGATGATGATCAAAATGGTTATGTGGATGATGTCATCGGTTATGACTTTAATAATGATGATAATGACCCTTCAAGCAATTGGGATCATGGAACTCACGGAACACATGTCGCTGGGATTATAGGTGCAAACCCAAGAAATAATCTTGGTGGCGCTGGTATCGCACCAAGAGTCAAGGTTATGCCACTTAAGTTTTATGGAGAGAAGTCCCTTTCAAGTGCGATGTATTTTAAGGCCTATGCTTATGCTGCAGATAACGGCGCAAAAATAATCAATACAAGCTATAACATCGATCCTCTAGTTGAAGATCAGGTCTATTTAAAGGCCATTGAGTATGCTCGTTCGAAAGGTCTATTGATTTTTAATTCGGCCGGAAATACCAGAACGCTTAATCCAAAAAGAGGATCTCTTGAACAGCTTCTTCTCGTTGCGAGTAGCAATGAGGACGATCGCGTGAGTAGTTTTTCAAATTATGGAGAAGGAATCGATCTTATCGCTCCTGGGGAAAAGATATACTCAATCGTTAAGAATAATCGTTATGGACCACTGAGTGGAACATCAATGGCCTCTCCCATGGCCGCAGGAGTTGCTGCCTATATTTGGTCAGAAAATCCGGACTGGTCAAGCTTAGAAGTTGCTCATGTTCTACTCTCTATGACCGAGAAAATTGATGAGAAAAATAAGAGTCGCTATCAAGGAAATATTGGCTCTGGAAGACTTGTCAGTTATAGAGATGAAGTCTCTTTAAGTTCAATTCGAAATATTGTATGGGATAAAAAAGAGTCGACGGTAAAAATCTTTTTAAAAGGTCTTATTGTTAATTCGAAAGAAGAAATCAAAGACGCCCTTTCATTAACAAATAGGGGAGTTGATGTTGATTTTGAGATTGAGTTTAAAAGTGACGTTGGAGCGAATGTCATTACGCTTAAAGTTCCTGAAGATAAGGGAAGATATCAACTCGATATTGATGGATCGAAATTAGAAAATCCTTTCTTTGAAAGATTGGATGCTGATGAAGATGGACGCGCTGGTGGAGTGCGTAGTTTTCTCTATAAAATAGGCTGGTTCTAA
- a CDS encoding sigma-54-dependent Fis family transcriptional regulator — MTKAMDKKTTSLETLVTNLLTTLDERFFFSELSKHISENVACDSNSINIIGADSSATLIARDGREVENGRRLEKGEGVAGQVVRTKKSYFSNSVARDPLFATCRDEDVIAELCVPVVVDGHAIATIHVQSKSEEIQFSRDNMNEVLAVLNELDKPLRNMKMYLSAKNLNESLQRQIEQKEQELQKSQSSVTIADTYRIKDKEIIGNSPTMKRIIEIADKIAAADTFALIKGESGTGKEMIARRIHCRSVRGENAFISLDCSALPEDRLEIELFGEVSGIVGGAIKERAGMIEAANNGTLFLNNIHALPVRLQAKLMNFINDGMAFRVGSQAPYRANVRVISATTKDIDEMVSEGTFREDLTYALGVLKLEAPSLRERKEDIEVLATHFLNTGKKVDDQKSLSPGAITALLEYRWPGNVRELQSIMERAYILSSGKIVERDHLAESVFSKEQHEETQEVEAISFSEMTLDELERRHIMMTLEHLSGNKTKTAKVLGITVKTLYNKLHSYGMIQPKEA, encoded by the coding sequence ATGACAAAGGCAATGGATAAAAAGACGACATCTTTAGAGACTCTAGTGACAAATCTTCTGACAACACTAGACGAGAGATTTTTCTTTAGTGAATTGTCTAAGCATATCTCTGAGAATGTTGCTTGTGATTCAAATAGCATTAACATTATTGGTGCTGATTCTTCTGCAACACTTATCGCAAGAGATGGTAGAGAAGTTGAGAATGGTAGAAGACTTGAAAAAGGCGAAGGTGTTGCCGGTCAAGTTGTAAGAACAAAGAAGTCGTACTTTTCAAACAGCGTTGCAAGAGATCCACTCTTTGCTACTTGTAGAGACGAAGACGTTATTGCTGAGCTATGTGTTCCTGTTGTAGTAGACGGACACGCGATTGCAACAATCCACGTACAATCAAAATCGGAAGAGATTCAATTTTCAAGAGATAATATGAATGAAGTTCTAGCGGTTCTTAATGAGCTTGATAAACCACTTCGTAATATGAAGATGTATCTTTCTGCTAAGAACCTTAATGAGTCTCTTCAAAGACAAATTGAGCAAAAAGAACAAGAGCTACAAAAGTCTCAATCAAGTGTAACAATTGCTGATACATATAGAATTAAAGACAAAGAAATCATCGGTAATTCTCCAACAATGAAGAGAATCATCGAAATCGCTGATAAAATTGCAGCTGCTGATACTTTCGCACTTATTAAAGGTGAGTCAGGAACTGGTAAAGAGATGATCGCTAGAAGAATCCACTGCCGTTCTGTAAGAGGAGAAAATGCATTTATCTCTCTAGACTGTTCAGCACTTCCAGAAGATAGACTTGAAATTGAACTTTTTGGTGAAGTTTCAGGAATCGTTGGTGGAGCAATTAAAGAAAGAGCAGGAATGATTGAAGCTGCTAACAATGGAACACTATTTTTAAATAATATTCACGCCCTTCCTGTAAGATTACAGGCAAAGCTAATGAATTTCATTAACGATGGAATGGCCTTCAGAGTTGGAAGCCAAGCTCCTTACAGAGCGAACGTAAGAGTTATCTCTGCAACGACAAAAGACATCGATGAAATGGTATCTGAAGGTACATTTAGAGAAGATCTAACTTATGCCCTAGGAGTACTTAAGCTAGAAGCACCTTCACTAAGAGAAAGAAAAGAAGATATCGAAGTACTTGCTACTCACTTCCTAAACACTGGTAAGAAAGTTGATGATCAAAAGTCTCTTTCTCCTGGAGCAATCACAGCTCTTCTAGAGTACAGATGGCCAGGAAATGTTCGTGAACTTCAATCAATCATGGAAAGAGCTTATATTCTTTCAAGTGGTAAAATTGTTGAGAGAGACCACCTTGCTGAATCAGTATTTAGCAAAGAACAACACGAAGAAACTCAAGAAGTAGAAGCTATCTCATTCTCTGAGATGACACTAGACGAACTTGAAAGACGTCATATTATGATGACTCTAGAGCACCTAAGCGGTAATAAAACTAAAACAGCTAAGGTTCTTGGGATTACTGTTAAGACTCTTTACAACAAGCTCCACAGCTACGGAATGATTCAACCTAAAGAAGCTTAA
- a CDS encoding CheR family methyltransferase, protein MISNDIYKFFADYIYKKSGMIYEEKDYYRLESRLKELARFFEKNSVEEVHALYQGTITPDMNAVLINISTNNETYFFRDVKPFKALTKMVIPELLEKNPHGLLNIWSAACSTGQEVYSILMSIADNCSNDILRRCQIEATDISTDALKKAIEGQYNGLDVQRGLPITTLMKHFEQQENEDWKINHNLHSKARFGEFNLLTDSFPLSQYHIIFIRNVLIYQDKDNKNDILNNVFSALKPGGYMFLGSGESLIGMKTNFEKVDYENLTIYRKPL, encoded by the coding sequence ATGATTTCTAATGACATCTACAAATTTTTTGCTGATTACATCTATAAAAAGTCCGGAATGATCTATGAAGAAAAGGATTACTACAGACTTGAATCTCGCTTAAAAGAGCTCGCTCGTTTCTTTGAAAAAAACAGTGTCGAAGAAGTACATGCTCTCTACCAAGGCACGATTACTCCAGACATGAATGCAGTTCTCATTAATATTTCAACAAATAATGAAACGTATTTTTTTAGAGACGTAAAACCATTCAAGGCACTAACGAAAATGGTTATTCCTGAGCTTTTAGAGAAGAATCCACACGGACTTCTTAATATTTGGTCTGCGGCTTGCTCTACTGGACAAGAGGTCTACTCTATTCTCATGTCAATTGCTGATAATTGCTCAAATGACATTTTGAGAAGGTGTCAAATAGAAGCAACTGATATTTCGACAGATGCGCTAAAGAAAGCGATAGAAGGCCAATACAATGGACTCGATGTTCAAAGAGGTCTTCCTATTACAACTCTTATGAAGCACTTTGAACAACAGGAAAATGAAGATTGGAAGATTAACCATAACCTTCATTCAAAGGCTCGATTTGGTGAGTTTAACCTCCTAACAGATTCTTTCCCTCTTTCTCAATATCATATTATCTTCATTAGAAATGTCCTGATTTATCAAGATAAGGATAATAAGAACGATATCCTCAATAATGTCTTTAGCGCACTTAAACCTGGTGGATACATGTTTCTAGGTTCAGGAGAGAGTTTGATTGGGATGAAGACAAATTTTGAAAAAGTCGATTACGAAAACCTTACAATTTATCGCAAACCTCTATAA